The candidate division WOR-3 bacterium DNA segment TTGGTTTAGGAGTAGAAAGACTTGCCATGATCAAGTTTCAAATAGATGATATAAGACTTTTTTATCAGAATGATCTAAGATTTTTATCTCAATTTTAAAAACCATAAACTGTTTTCTTAATGAATTGAGAATCTTTTCGCCAATTTTCTTTTACTCTTACCCAAAGTTCTAAATAAATTTCTTTACCTAAAAAAGCCTCAATTCTTTTTCGTGCCATTTCTCCCAATTTTTTCAATGCCTTACCTTCTTTGCCGATAATAATCTTTTTTTGAGAAAGTTTTTCGACATAAATAGTTGCCCGAATATAATCTTTTCCACTTTCTCTTTCTTTAAATTCTTCTACTTCCACAGTAGTACAATAGGGAATTTCTTCACCGTAAAGATTAAAAATTGCTTCTCTAATAAACTCCGCTACGAAAAATCGTTCATTCTTCTCGCTAATTATATCAGTTTCGTAATAAGGTTCCCCATCTTTTAAATACTTGACGATCCCTTCCTTTAATTCTTCAATGCCAACATTTTTTAGGGCTGAAATAGGGTAAATTTCCGAAAATCCCATTTGATTATAAGTTTCTATTAATGGTAAAATTAAATCTTTTTTAACCAAATCTACTTTATTTATTGCTACCAAACAAGGTTTTTCTTTTTCTTTTATTTTTTTTATTATTTCGTTTTCTAAATCATCGGGGGGACCAAAAGGTTCACAAACAAAAAGGGTAACATCTGAGGATTCTAGACTTTCATCAATCTCTTTTGTCATGAATTCATGCAATAGATATTTGGGTTTTAGAAGTCCGGGAGTATCCAAAAAAATAATCTGATAATCTTTTTCGGAGAGAATTCCTAAAATTTTATGACGAGTTGTTTGTGGTTTAGGCGAAACAATAGATAGAGGGGTATTTAATAAGCGATTTAAAAGTAAAGATTTTCCTACATTTGGTTTTCCAAAAATTCCACAGTAGCCAACTTTCATATGCCCATCCTTCTAAATTTTTCAATTCTTTTATTTAAGATTTCTTCTTTTGATAATTTTATAAGTTCTCTTAAATTTCTTAAAATTGCTTCTTTTAAAATTGCCGCTGCTTCTTCCCAATTTTGGTGGGCACCTCCGAGAGGTTCTTTAACAATTTCGTCAATAATTCCAAATTTTAATAAATCTTGGGCAGTTAATTTAAGCATTTCAGCAGCTTTTTCTGCTTTTGAACCATCTCGCCATAAGATAGAAGCACAGCCCTCAGGAGAGATGACTGAATAAATAGCATTTTCCATCATTAGTACCCGATTGCCAATCGCAATTGCTAGAGCACCTCCGGAACCGCCTTCGCCAATTACTACCACAACAATAGGAACAGTTAATAGTGACATTTCTTTGATTGTTTCTGCGATCGCTTGTGCCTGGCCTCTTTCTTCGGCACCAATTCCTGGAAAGGCACCGGGAGTGTCAATAAAACTAATTATGGGTAAATTGTATTTCTCGCCAAGTTTCATTATTCTTAATGCCTTTCGATAACCTTCAGGATGAGGCATCCCAAAATTTCTTTTCAATTTCTCTTTTGTATCCCTTCCTTTTTGATGACCAACAATTACACAACCAATATCTTCAATCTTTCCTAATCCACCAACAATTGCTAAATCATCACCAAATCTTCTATCGCCATGAAGTTCAATAAAATCTTCGGTAATTCTTTCAATATAATCTAAGGTGTAAGGTCTTTGCGGATGTCTTGCTAGTAATACCTTTTGCCAAGGAGTAATTTTTTCAAAAATTTTTTTCTTAACTTTTATTAAGGCATTTTCTAACTTTTTTATCTTATCTTCATTGCCATTTTTTTTTGCCTCTTCAATTTTTTCTATTAATTTCGCAATCGGTTTTTCAAAATCTAGATACTCTTTCATTTTATTTTTCCAAAACTTATTCCTAAATGATGGGAAGAAGATAAAGATTTTAAAATTCGGTAGGCATATGATATTTTTAAAATATTTCTTTTTAAAGGATTTATGGAAAAGCCGACATTAAAAATTCTATTATAAAAATTATAACCAGTTTTTAAATCAATTATTGGATTGGGTTTCAATTCTAAACCCAACTTTAAATAATTCTTTTTTTCTCTTAAATCTCGGCTAAATTCTAAGTAATTTTTTAAAAAATCTATTGGTGAAAGTTTTAAAGTTAAATTTAAATTATTTGGTGGATAGAAATTTTGGGAGATATAGTGTAAGGGCAAAGAAAGATTAGTAAAACTTATAGAACCTGTTAGATATTTAATTGGTGAATAATCAATTCCGAAATCAAAGCCAAAGGAATAATCAGAATAAATATACAAAGTTGAATAATAAAATTTTAAAGAGAAACCAACATTAAAATTTTTTAAGAGTTTTTTAATTATAGAAAAAGAAAGAACATAGTCTTCGGCTGAATAATAACCCCAAAAATCAGTAGGATATTTTCCTCTTCTTTCAATTTCGCCATATTTAAAATTTACAATTTCTAACCCGTAATTAATTAAATTTGTTTCTCTTAAAAGAAGGAGAGAAATTTGAGAAGTGGATAGAGGATAAGAACTGTAATTTATTTCTACTAAAAAATTTTTATAATTGGCATACTTGGCAGGATTATGAGCAAGGGAACCAAGAGAGATTTCTTCTAAAGTAGTACCGTTGTTTAAAAAATTAAAAGCAAAAAGGAAATTTAATAATAAAAAATTAAACTTCAATGATTTCCACATTTGCCCGTGGTACAATTATTCTTCTTTTATCTTCTAATTCTACTTCCACAACTCTTACGTAAGATTCTGTTTCAATCTTCTGTAATTCTACTGGTAGAGAAACTACCTTGCCAATCATTCCAAAATAAGGTTCACGGATGATTCTTACCGGAGTTCCAATTTCTAACCCTTGAGAATATTTAAAAGAATCTTCCATTTGTTTTTTGTTAAAACTATCTCGTTGGGTAACAATTATCTCCGGTCGAATTACACCTGCACGAATTTGGGTAGCACCGTTCATTGAGGCAATTTTCCTCTCTAAAGATTTCAATAAAGAAAAAGTTTTTTCTGCCATTTTCATTCGACCAAAACCTTCGGTAATTATTAAAGTCAAATTACAATTTTCTTGCCCGGTAATGGCAACACCAATATCGTAACCGAGAAAATTCTTTATTGTTTCGTCTTCAATTCCACCTACAACAATTCCTCTCACACCAACCTCTCTTGCTTTTTTTAACGCCTCTAAAGTTACCAAAGAGCCTCCAACTACAATTTCCCCTTTACAATTTTCGTCAATCTCTTTTTCCGTCAAAACATCCTCCGGTTTAGAAACTACTACTTTTAAAATTCCTCGTGTTTCTCCACCAATACCAAAAATCCCTTGCACTAAACTAGCATAAGTTTCAATTATTACACCTTCGTTTTGGATGATCTCTTTCACTATACCATCAATATAAGCACTAACTTGGACAGGCTGTGGTGGTTCACGGATAATAACTTGCCCAGTGATTTCTGAAATATTTTCAATCTTTCCTTTAACCGGACTTCTCACATAAGATTTAAAGAGACCAAAGAAACTTTTAGTATAGGCAATAACTTCATCCTTCTCAACTTCATCGCCTTCCTTCTTTATCATTACTTCCCTTATATCCTCTGGTGGAATATTTAGCAGACCAGCAACATTAACCGTTTGGACATTACCGGGAAGATAAGTTTTCGCAACAATATCCTCACCTTTAACTTCCTCACCAATTTTAACCAAAATCTCACCTGGTAAAGGAAGCCTTCTTTCCTTTCTAATTAAAGTAAAATCAGTTACTTTCAATCCAGGAATATATGCATGCGCCATATAATAAAAATAATAAAATTTCCTAAAAAGTCAATCTAAAAAGAAATATATAAAAAAATTAATATTTGTCAAGATTAAATTATAAAAGAGAAAAAAATTTGCATTCTATGCAAAAATTTTAAAGCAGAAAAATTTTCTAAGCCATTTATATTCCAAATACTTATCTAAAATTTGTAATAAAGATAGGGAACGTCTCTCCCATATCTTTTATATTCGTCTTAAATCCCATATTAATCCTTGTCTTATTAACTATTTTAGTAATAACTTTATAAGATGTATTAGTATTATTCTTATGAAGTATTTTATCAAAAGCCTTAATAAGTATTTTAGTATGGATTCTCATAAGTGTCTTAATGTTAGTTTACCCAAGTGTGCCAGGGGTAGTAATATAAGGAGAATGGGTTAATTTATATTAGATAATTTGGTCAATATAATTAAAGGTATTTTGAATCTGCTGTTGTAATTGTCCATAAAATCTCTGTTTCCAAGCATTTTTGGGAGAGGGGTTAGGTATAAAAATCACATCTATCTGTTTTTGAAATGTGGATATATTAAGATGACACTTAATAATCAAATCATTTTTGGTAGTATAAGATTGAATAATTTTATTTATATTAGGTTCAGGAGAACCAAAAAAACCATATAAATCTTGTGGATTTATTAATTCTTTAAACAAATTAGTCTGAAGAATGATTATAATATCAGGTTGGAAATAAATTATTTCATTTATAAAAAGACAAAAGCAAGCACAAAAGGAAGGCTTTGGTTTATTTCTAAAAGTTCTTTTCCAGAGATGTGTCCAATAAATTCTTTTTAAAAATTTATTAGGATTAGGTTGGGAAGGATTTGAAAAAACTCTATAAAAAGTGTGATAAATAAATTCAAATATATTACAAGGTGTTCCATAACTTCTTTGAGAGTTATATTTAGAAGATGTATTTTGAAGCCCATGTTGTAAATGTTCGGTTATAAATTCATTGACATTATTTGCTACTCTCTTTGTATATTTAGATTTGCCGGGAAAATTATAAGGACTTTCGGAAATTAGCATTATTTTCTTTTTATTATTAGTAACGATGGGAAATTGAAAAATTAAAGCAGGAACATTTGGGTTATAACAAGGATTATTGCAAGGACAAGTATTGGGATTATTTTGACATTGATTTAATAATTGAATAGTGTAATTACTTATCATACAATTTTAACTCCAAAATTACCCTTTATAACTTTACCAATAATTTTTGCTTCTTTTATTTTTCTTAAAATCTTGCTATCTTTTTCAACAATTAAAACTATGCCCATTCCCATATTAAAAACTTTATACATTTCCTCTTCGGGAATATTTCCATATTTTTGGATAATTTTAAATATCTTAGGAACTTCCCAAGTTTTTTTGTAAATTATGCAGGAAAGACCTTTTGGTAAAATCCTTTTTATGTTTTCATAAAATCCACCACCAGTAATATGGGCAATTCCTTTTATTTCTTTTAAATATGGAAAGATTTCGTTTAAATAACTTTTATGAGGAATTAATAATTCATCTCCCAGTGTTCTTTTTAAGCCTTTTATTTTTATATTAAATTTTTTAAATATTTTTCTAACTAACGAATAACCATTGGTATGAAGTCCGGAAGAGGGGAGACCTACAATTATGTCCTCTTCTTCTATTTTTCTGCCATCAATAATTTCTTCTTTTTCACAAACACCAATAATAAAACCAACTAAATCGTAGACACCTTTTGGATAGAAGTCAGGCATCTGGGCAAGTTCGCCGCCTACTAAGGCGATATTGTTATATTTACAAGCTCTTTTTATTCCAGTTATTACTTCTTTAACAACTTCTTCTTCAATCTTGCTAAAAGCAATGTAATCTAAGAAAAATAAGGGTTTGGCACCAATTGTTAGAATATCGTTGACACAGTGATTAACGATATCTTCACCAATTCCTTTATGTTTATTCATTTGGCAAGCAATCAAAATTTTCGTACCTACTCCATCAACACTAGCAACCAGGACTGGATTTTTATAACCTTTTAATTCAAAAAGGGAACCAAAAAGACCGATATCTGATAATACCAGAGGAGTTTTTGTTTCTTTAGCTTCCTTTTTTATAAATTTTTTGATAAGGGATAGTCTATCGATATCAACGCCAGCTTCTTTATATAACATCCGCAGTTATTTTCTTAGTTATTTCTTTTAGAAATTTGATAAGTTTATTATAATCCCAAGTATTTATCACATCTTCTTTTTCTAACCAAGCTCTGCGAGCGATGCCGACACCGAATCGCATCCATCCTAAATCTCTAACTGCGTGAGCATCGGTATTTATAGCAATTTTTATTCCAAGAGATTTAGCCTTTCTCAAATGCAATTCATCCAAATCTAATCTATCGGGATAGGCATTAAGTTCTAACACTTTATTATATTTTTGGGCATATTCTAAGACTTTTTCAATGTCGACTTCATATCCTTCTCTCTTAGAAATTAATCTTCCTTGAGGATGGGCAATGATATGAACATAAGGATTTTTAATTGCTTCAATTAATCTTTCAGTAACTTTCTTTTTAAATCCTTGATGGACAGCGGCGACAACCACATCACATTCTTTTAATATTTCATCAGAAAAGTCCAAGCCACCGTCGGGTAAAATATCCACTTCTATTCCCTTTAAAATTTTTATGTCTTTATATTTTTTAGAAAGTTTATCTATCTCTTCCCATTGTTTTTTTAATCTTTCTTCATCTAAACCATGGGCATATTTAGCAAATTTAGAATGATCGGTTATTGCGATATATTGATAGCCAATTTTTCGACAAGCATTAATCATTGTCTCTAAATCGTCTAAACCATCAGAGTAAGTCGTATGTATTTGAAAGTCGCCTTTGATATCTTTTAACTCAATTAATTTGGGCAATTCTCCCTTTTGGGCGGCTTCAATTTCACCTCGGTCTTCTCTTAATTCCGGTGGAATCCAAACTAGTCCAATAGCTTTGTATACCTCTTCTTCAGTTCTACCAGCAATCATTTTATCACCTTTAAAAACACCGTACTCTGAGATTTTTAACCCCTTATCTTTGGCAAGACTTCTTAGTTTAATATTGTGAGCTTTTGAACCAGTAAAATATTGGAGAGCCGCACCATAAGACTCTTCCGGAACAATTCTGATGTCTACTTGTCTTGCCTCTTTTCCTTCACCAATCATTACCGAAGCTTTTGTTTCTCCAGCAGCAAGAATTCGTGAAACTTTTGGATATCTAGTAAAATATTCAATTATTTCTTGTCTATCTTTATCATCACAAGTAACAAGAATATCAATATCGCCAATCGTTTCTTTCCATCTTCTTAGAGAACCAGAGGGGCAAACTTCTTTTACTTTCTTGTTTTTCTTTAAATAATCAACTACTTCTTCGGCAATATTAAGGGCAACATCAATTGGTATTCTTGCTTGCGATTGTTCGTAGAGTTCGATTCCTTTTTTAATATTTTCAACCTTTTTTTCACCCATTCTAAATAATTTTGCCAAAGAGCCGTTTTCAATTACCCTTTTTAAATCTTCTAAATTTTTTACACCAAGTTCTTTGTGTGCTAAAGCCAATGTTTTTGGACCAAGATTTTGGATTGATAGAAGTTCTAACAGCCCTTCAGGAATTCCTTCCAAGGCTTCTTCATATTTTTTCATTTTACCAGTTTCTAAATATTCTTTAATCTTTTTTTCAATTCCTTCACCGATTCCTGGAATAGAACGTAATTTTCCTTTTTTATAAAGTTCTTCAATATCTTCTGTTAATTCTTCTAATGCTCTTGCTGCTTTTCGGTAGGCAATAACTTTATATTGTAGTTCTCCTTTATATTCTAAAGCATCGGCAATCGTATTAAAAATTTTGGCTAACTCCTTATTTTTGTTCATAACATTCCCAATTATTATTAGGCAATCTAATTATTTTATAATACTTTTGATTACAAAAACATAGAAAAATAATCTTTCTTTCGCGGGTTTTAAAATCTTCAACAATTTCTTTATAGAGAATCTTTTCAATTAAATACTCTTTACCATCCATCAAAATCGCACGT contains these protein-coding regions:
- the era gene encoding GTPase Era, with the protein product MKVGYCGIFGKPNVGKSLLLNRLLNTPLSIVSPKPQTTRHKILGILSEKDYQIIFLDTPGLLKPKYLLHEFMTKEIDESLESSDVTLFVCEPFGPPDDLENEIIKKIKEKEKPCLVAINKVDLVKKDLILPLIETYNQMGFSEIYPISALKNVGIEELKEGIVKYLKDGEPYYETDIISEKNERFFVAEFIREAIFNLYGEEIPYCTTVEVEEFKERESGKDYIRATIYVEKLSQKKIIIGKEGKALKKLGEMARKRIEAFLGKEIYLELWVRVKENWRKDSQFIKKTVYGF
- the polX gene encoding DNA polymerase/3'-5' exonuclease PolX; translation: MNKNKELAKIFNTIADALEYKGELQYKVIAYRKAARALEELTEDIEELYKKGKLRSIPGIGEGIEKKIKEYLETGKMKKYEEALEGIPEGLLELLSIQNLGPKTLALAHKELGVKNLEDLKRVIENGSLAKLFRMGEKKVENIKKGIELYEQSQARIPIDVALNIAEEVVDYLKKNKKVKEVCPSGSLRRWKETIGDIDILVTCDDKDRQEIIEYFTRYPKVSRILAAGETKASVMIGEGKEARQVDIRIVPEESYGAALQYFTGSKAHNIKLRSLAKDKGLKISEYGVFKGDKMIAGRTEEEVYKAIGLVWIPPELREDRGEIEAAQKGELPKLIELKDIKGDFQIHTTYSDGLDDLETMINACRKIGYQYIAITDHSKFAKYAHGLDEERLKKQWEEIDKLSKKYKDIKILKGIEVDILPDGGLDFSDEILKECDVVVAAVHQGFKKKVTERLIEAIKNPYVHIIAHPQGRLISKREGYEVDIEKVLEYAQKYNKVLELNAYPDRLDLDELHLRKAKSLGIKIAINTDAHAVRDLGWMRFGVGIARRAWLEKEDVINTWDYNKLIKFLKEITKKITADVI
- a CDS encoding acetyl-CoA carboxylase carboxyltransferase subunit alpha; amino-acid sequence: MKEYLDFEKPIAKLIEKIEEAKKNGNEDKIKKLENALIKVKKKIFEKITPWQKVLLARHPQRPYTLDYIERITEDFIELHGDRRFGDDLAIVGGLGKIEDIGCVIVGHQKGRDTKEKLKRNFGMPHPEGYRKALRIMKLGEKYNLPIISFIDTPGAFPGIGAEERGQAQAIAETIKEMSLLTVPIVVVVIGEGGSGGALAIAIGNRVLMMENAIYSVISPEGCASILWRDGSKAEKAAEMLKLTAQDLLKFGIIDEIVKEPLGGAHQNWEEAAAILKEAILRNLRELIKLSKEEILNKRIEKFRRMGI
- the purM gene encoding phosphoribosylformylglycinamidine cyclo-ligase, coding for MLYKEAGVDIDRLSLIKKFIKKEAKETKTPLVLSDIGLFGSLFELKGYKNPVLVASVDGVGTKILIACQMNKHKGIGEDIVNHCVNDILTIGAKPLFFLDYIAFSKIEEEVVKEVITGIKRACKYNNIALVGGELAQMPDFYPKGVYDLVGFIIGVCEKEEIIDGRKIEEEDIIVGLPSSGLHTNGYSLVRKIFKKFNIKIKGLKRTLGDELLIPHKSYLNEIFPYLKEIKGIAHITGGGFYENIKRILPKGLSCIIYKKTWEVPKIFKIIQKYGNIPEEEMYKVFNMGMGIVLIVEKDSKILRKIKEAKIIGKVIKGNFGVKIV